In Tolypothrix sp. NIES-4075, the following proteins share a genomic window:
- a CDS encoding prepilin-type N-terminal cleavage/methylation domain-containing protein: protein MLPRISELYRLRQLKNYMELQKLVAKSHSEQGFTIVESLMAIVIITIMLVAITPPIFLAVATRVQNQKAEQAMQLAQREVDKVRVLVEKGNYTDSDIDLPPLPSVSSEATGNADAVGVPSNFTCTSPLSSSNACPIDIDNDGRTDFYIQKFRTKQLSAGSPTQVVAFQMGVRVYSAVAQGQSNLQTTQASLKFTTEQGNQRKYPLAVMYTPIVRSDLQDSLTKYRQFLTP from the coding sequence ATGCTACCAAGGATAAGTGAGTTATATCGCTTAAGGCAACTAAAAAACTACATGGAGTTACAAAAGTTAGTTGCCAAAAGCCACTCAGAACAAGGATTTACCATCGTAGAATCGCTGATGGCAATAGTCATAATTACCATCATGCTTGTAGCAATTACTCCGCCAATTTTTTTGGCGGTAGCTACTCGCGTTCAAAATCAAAAAGCTGAACAGGCGATGCAACTGGCTCAACGTGAAGTTGATAAAGTACGAGTGTTAGTTGAAAAGGGAAATTATACTGATAGTGATATTGATTTACCCCCTTTACCCTCTGTTTCTTCAGAAGCAACAGGTAACGCAGACGCAGTAGGAGTACCTTCAAACTTTACTTGTACTAGTCCTCTTTCGTCTAGTAACGCTTGCCCTATTGATATCGACAACGATGGTAGAACCGATTTTTATATACAAAAATTCCGCACTAAACAATTAAGTGCTGGAAGTCCGACTCAAGTAGTTGCTTTTCAAATGGGTGTGAGAGTGTATTCAGCAGTAGCTCAAGGGCAATCAAATTTACAAACAACTCAAGCATCTCTCAAATTCACTACAGAGCAGGGAAATCAGCGGAAGTATCCTTTAGCTGTTATGTATACTCCGATTGTCCGTAGCGATCTCCAAGATTCTCTTACTAAATATAGACAGTTCTTGACACCTTAG